Proteins co-encoded in one Nostoc sp. C052 genomic window:
- a CDS encoding spore photoproduct lyase family protein, which translates to MPEQVLFTPAALNEVWGQQILARIESLNLPIEELSQNRLKGLRGESERDTYNIAKRTLAVVTAPPSSFKLSPIPPSADWQFHIAEGCPAHCQYCYLAGSLSGPPVIRVFANLPQILENLANYEQQSQNTSFEVSCYTDPLGIEHLTGSLAECIRYFGTRSNAHLRWVSKFDVVDGLLDLPHNGHTRCRMSVNAAPISGKFEGGTASVTSRLNALRQLALPLERGGGGYPVGLVIAPIMPIDDWQMHYSSLFDQINEALDFECNLTFELISHRFTPGSKEVLRTWYPQSKLEMDEAKRSVKRNKFGGTKYVYDKDTMKALRCFFEREISRRFSNAGILYWT; encoded by the coding sequence ATACCGGAACAGGTACTGTTTACACCTGCTGCCTTAAATGAGGTTTGGGGGCAGCAGATTCTTGCACGTATAGAGTCACTTAATTTACCAATCGAAGAATTATCACAGAATCGTCTCAAGGGACTGCGTGGTGAGTCTGAGCGGGATACTTACAACATCGCCAAGCGTACCTTAGCAGTGGTTACTGCGCCACCCAGTTCTTTTAAACTGAGTCCCATTCCACCTTCTGCGGATTGGCAGTTTCACATTGCTGAAGGTTGTCCGGCTCATTGTCAATACTGCTACTTAGCTGGTAGTTTGTCGGGACCACCTGTCATCCGCGTTTTTGCTAACTTACCGCAGATATTAGAGAACTTAGCTAACTACGAGCAACAAAGTCAAAACACGAGTTTTGAAGTTAGCTGTTACACAGACCCATTGGGTATTGAGCATCTAACTGGAAGCCTTGCTGAATGTATTCGTTACTTTGGCACTCGTAGTAATGCACATTTACGTTGGGTATCGAAATTTGATGTTGTGGATGGGTTACTTGACCTACCACACAATGGGCATACCCGTTGTCGGATGAGTGTTAATGCAGCGCCGATTTCTGGCAAGTTTGAAGGTGGCACCGCATCTGTAACATCCAGACTGAATGCATTGCGACAGTTAGCGCTACCATTAGAGCGTGGCGGTGGTGGTTATCCAGTAGGCTTAGTTATTGCGCCAATTATGCCGATAGACGATTGGCAGATGCACTATAGTTCTTTGTTTGACCAGATAAACGAGGCACTGGATTTTGAGTGTAACCTTACTTTTGAACTAATCTCGCATCGGTTCACACCTGGGTCAAAAGAAGTTTTACGAACTTGGTATCCGCAATCAAAATTAGAGATGGATGAGGCAAAACGCAGTGTCAAGCGTAATAAGTTTGGCGGAACGAAGTACGTTTACGACAAGGACACAATGAAGGCGCTGCGTTGCTTTTTTGAGAGGGAGATTAGTAGGCGCTTTTCAAATGCGGGAATTCTTTATTGGACTTAG
- a CDS encoding YncE family protein, with the protein MNTIINHRIGTVIASVLITGSGLCFDNAVISGTSTTPNYQVVKKISLGGEGGWDYLTLDSAARRLYITRSTRVIVLNVDTGRVVGEIGDTPGVHGVAIARELNRGFTSNGKAATATIFDLKTLKVIGKVKTGSNPDAIVYDSVSQKVFTFNGLSNSVTVFDAKTTKVLGTIALGGKPEFAVADGLGRIDVNLEDKSEIVAINASNLKVEKDSPLKPCSEPTGIDIDKEHRRLFIGCRNQIMTVVDANTLSIKATLPIGKRTDAIAYDPVTRLAFSSNGEGSLTVVHEDSADKFSIVNNVVTEPGARTMALDLKTHKLYLATAKFQATSTPVPGQVRSRPSIIPGTFVILVLYDKQYH; encoded by the coding sequence TTGAACACCATAATTAATCATAGGATTGGTACAGTTATTGCTTCTGTGTTAATCACTGGTTCTGGCTTGTGCTTTGACAATGCGGTAATTAGTGGCACATCAACAACTCCCAACTACCAAGTAGTCAAAAAAATTTCTCTGGGTGGAGAAGGAGGATGGGATTACCTGACATTGGATAGTGCTGCTCGTCGCCTATACATTACGCGCTCTACAAGGGTAATAGTATTAAATGTTGACACTGGGCGGGTTGTGGGGGAAATTGGTGATACTCCAGGAGTACATGGTGTTGCCATTGCAAGAGAATTGAATCGTGGTTTTACCAGTAATGGTAAGGCAGCAACAGCTACTATTTTCGATTTAAAGACACTAAAAGTTATAGGAAAAGTTAAAACTGGTTCTAACCCAGATGCCATCGTCTATGATTCTGTGTCCCAAAAAGTGTTCACTTTTAACGGTTTGAGCAACTCAGTAACTGTTTTTGATGCTAAAACTACCAAAGTCTTGGGGACAATTGCCTTGGGTGGTAAACCAGAATTTGCGGTGGCTGATGGCTTAGGTCGAATTGACGTGAACTTAGAGGACAAAAGCGAAATCGTAGCCATAAATGCTAGTAACCTCAAAGTTGAGAAAGATTCTCCGCTCAAACCTTGCTCAGAACCAACTGGAATCGATATAGATAAAGAGCATCGGCGGTTGTTTATTGGTTGTAGAAACCAAATCATGACTGTAGTGGATGCAAACACTCTCAGTATTAAAGCGACACTGCCAATTGGCAAGAGGACAGATGCGATCGCTTATGACCCAGTGACTAGATTAGCTTTCAGTTCAAATGGTGAAGGTTCGCTGACAGTGGTACATGAGGACTCTGCCGACAAATTTAGTATTGTGAATAACGTCGTCACCGAGCCAGGAGCGCGGACAATGGCGTTAGATTTGAAGACACATAAGTTATATTTGGCTACAGCTAAGTTTCAAGCAACGTCTACCCCCGTCCCAGGACAGGTGCGATCTAGACCTTCTATTATCCCTGGTACTTTTGTGATTCTGGTTTTATATGACAAACAATATCATTGA
- a CDS encoding MFS transporter → MLNSEIQKDLRHNFTVSVIESGFFGFGSGFASFFTILPLFVSTLTDSALLIGLIPAIPRLGWQLPQLLTANKVAHLQCYKPTVMLLTIHQKLPFFGLSLVALLQLELNHQTILLLTFAILIWQGLGGGVSATAWQSMIAKIVPSRKLGIFYGTLAASGNFMNICGAAIAGLLLKEIAQPFNFALCFLCASLAMALSWFFMSRTREPVNTTSSACETRREFWDSLGVILQCDENFRCFVIARMISQLALMPLPFYTLYAVHQYGIGEASVGLITTLLMVTQTIAGLVLGWLGDRTGRKLVLETGCIACAFSSVLACLASNVNWFHLVFIGAGIGMTALQNIAAVMTLEFGNQYQRPAYIGLGNTLVAPATILAPLLGGWIVENIDYRTSFLVAAGGALVTALLLHIGVNDPRYLEQNFSNDSVNILPE, encoded by the coding sequence ATGCTTAATTCTGAAATTCAAAAAGACCTTCGCCATAACTTTACTGTCAGTGTTATTGAAAGTGGATTTTTTGGTTTTGGGAGTGGTTTTGCTTCATTTTTTACGATTCTTCCACTATTTGTTAGCACTCTTACCGATTCGGCATTGCTTATCGGTCTGATCCCAGCTATTCCGCGCTTAGGCTGGCAATTACCTCAATTATTAACAGCTAATAAAGTAGCTCATCTACAGTGTTACAAACCAACTGTAATGTTGTTGACAATTCATCAGAAGCTTCCTTTTTTTGGATTATCACTGGTGGCTTTATTACAACTAGAACTCAATCACCAAACTATCTTACTGTTGACATTTGCCATACTCATTTGGCAAGGGCTAGGCGGTGGAGTTAGCGCTACTGCTTGGCAAAGCATGATTGCAAAAATTGTTCCCTCTAGAAAGCTTGGTATTTTTTACGGTACTTTAGCAGCATCTGGTAATTTTATGAATATTTGTGGTGCTGCAATCGCTGGTTTATTACTTAAGGAAATTGCTCAACCATTTAACTTTGCTCTATGTTTTTTGTGTGCCAGTTTGGCAATGGCTCTATCTTGGTTTTTTATGTCTAGGACGCGAGAGCCAGTAAACACCACATCATCAGCCTGTGAAACTAGACGTGAATTTTGGGACAGTCTGGGTGTAATTCTCCAGTGCGATGAGAATTTTCGTTGCTTTGTGATCGCACGTATGATCTCACAGTTAGCACTGATGCCACTTCCCTTCTATACACTCTATGCCGTACATCAATATGGGATAGGAGAAGCATCTGTTGGGTTAATTACTACTCTATTGATGGTCACACAAACTATTGCTGGATTAGTCTTGGGGTGGTTAGGCGATCGCACGGGTCGTAAGTTAGTCTTGGAAACTGGTTGTATTGCCTGTGCATTCAGTTCGGTTTTAGCTTGTTTAGCATCCAATGTAAACTGGTTTCACTTAGTATTTATAGGAGCGGGAATAGGTATGACGGCTCTGCAAAACATTGCTGCGGTAATGACTTTAGAGTTTGGCAACCAGTACCAACGACCAGCCTATATTGGTCTTGGTAATACCCTTGTTGCTCCTGCCACCATCCTTGCTCCCCTACTAGGTGGATGGATAGTCGAGAATATTGACTATAGAACTAGCTTCTTAGTAGCAGCAGGAGGTGCATTAGTTACAGCACTGCTTTTGCACATAGGAGTAAACGATCCACGTTACCTTGAACAGAATTTTAGTAACGATTCAGTTAATATTTTGCCTGAGTAG
- a CDS encoding DUF2252 family protein, protein MTNNIIDRIHRFNLGRNPKLLELKYKAMGSDVFTFYRGTCHLFYEDFPKDFALNAAPPVWICGDLHLENNAFTISTIL, encoded by the coding sequence ATGACAAACAATATCATTGACAGAATTCATCGCTTTAACCTTGGACGCAACCCAAAACTGCTTGAATTAAAATACAAGGCAATGGGTTCTGATGTTTTTACTTTTTATCGCGGGACGTGTCATTTATTTTACGAAGACTTCCCTAAAGATTTCGCACTGAATGCAGCCCCGCCAGTATGGATTTGTGGTGATTTACACTTGGAAAACAATGCGTTCACCATTTCGACAATTTTGTAG